The sequence GTTATCACAACGGCTGCCCCTGAAGCCGAGTGCCTTGATGATtgttgctgctgctgctgctgctgctttGGTGAATCGGTGAAAGAGCTTCCGAATGAATTCCTAGACTGTTGCAGTTCAATTAGGGATGAAGCGCTCCCGTTTGAACTCCTGTGTGGTAGAATAGGCGTAGATATGTGCCCGTTCGAATTCCTGGGGTCCTGACTCTGTTTTGGGGTTGTAGGCTGGAGCAATGGGGCCTGGCTTACATTGCTTGTAGGAGTTGCGATTTTGATCTTCAACACGTCAAGAGCTTCGACGTACTTCTGCACTCTTCTTACCTTCGAAGTTTGAGGAACACATCAGAAATCATTCAACTCCAAAACTGCGATATGAATCGAACTTCAAGATATCCATACCTGCATTTTTCTCTGTAACTTGACATCACCATCGGCCGGGATGCCATCTAATTTTATCAACTGATTCATCAGCGACTCAATCAGTTTTGTTAAATCTTTGTCATCCACTTTCGCACCTTTAGAAATAATCGTTTCAAACAAGGATACCTATCAAATTAACCAAAGAAATTAACATCAGTCACCCAATGTATTGTCCTATAGTCGACAATGAATTATATTCGTCCCTACCGTCTTTTTCGACAAACAATGTTGCGCATCAATTGAACCGTAACACAAAATGATTAAAATCATACAAACGCAAGCAGAAACGACATCTGCTACCCAACATTACATTCAATAGAATGAAACTCAAATGAATGGATGGGGACCATCACAACTCACAAGTGGTGCGGCCGCATGCATTGTtcgaataaaaataattaattgatggagGTACGCATCAGATTCAAAGCCACATGTTATCATAGATTCTAGAGGTAGAAATGTGCTGCAAATAGAGTATGCGTAGCGTGCTTAAAGGGGGGCGAATGCCGGACTCGTAGCCATCGATGATGGATGAAGGTGAAGGGAATTGTTTGTTACCTGCCCAGCAAGCCTATCCACTTCGAGGCTTATTTCTGAGATGTATTTGGCGGACTTCTCCATTTTAGCAGTCTTCCTCATCTCTAAAAACCTCTTTTCTTGGCTAATTGGATCTTCTTGTAGCACCAATTTGGATTTGTCCTTCACGCCTACAGTGTCAAGAAATGCTTTCGAATCCCTTTCTTTATCCTTGTAAAACAGCTTCTGATCCTGATGGTGCAAGCCTGTCGGCCCCGACAACATCTTCTTCAACTCCCCTACAATTCCCCCACAAAAATGTTCAAGAAATTTAagaacaaacaaaacaaaacaaaaatcccCATTGAGTTCGAAACCAAGACATGTGAAATGTATTTCGGAAACATAAAGCTTTCGAAATGTTTTCAGGGTCGTCGGAAAATTACCGAAACTGGCTTGCGAGCTGATGCGAATTTCATGGTAAATGGAGCCGTATTTGACTCGCACCCGAATTGTAGGAGGTGGCACGCTATTATTGTCTACTTCCGAGCGCTTTTGGACCAGCATACCTCCGGGCCGGAGCTCCCAAATTTTCTCGCCGCCGCCATTCCGCCCTCCTCCAGAGCCGCCGCCAGTGACGCCGGAACCACCATTCATTTGTGTCGGCAACCCATCATTCTTGGTCTCCATTCGCATCATTTTTCAACCTCTTCACACAATTTGACCTGACCCTCCGTTGAACTTTCGAGAAGATTAATTATCACTCAACAGATCAAAGCATTGACTTTCAGTTGATCTAAATTTAAAGCCATACAAATCCCACCTCCGACAAATTGCCAAAAACCAAAAAACAGAACAAAAAACTTTTCCGTTGCTTTTTACGAACTCAAGAACCTCAGCATCACACGAATACAACAAATTAGCCACGCGTCGATACACAGAAAATGTACCTCAATTCTACCTACCGCCCCATTAACACTATCCGACGACAAAAAGAAAAATCTCAACAAACTCAGACCCGCGAATCTTGCTTCCAGTGGCGAAATGGGTCGCCGGAAAGTCGCGGTCTTGCCGTGGAGACCGGTTTTAATCTCACGGGTCGGAATGGACAGTGAAAAGGGAGAGGAGAGCGAATGGCAGATCTCCTACAAATGATTTTGAAATGGGAAGTAAAAATGAATTGTGGTTGCGTGGAATCTGCGAAGAATATGGAGTAATGCGAATATTTGAACACCGGTTTGGTCCATGGGATTGGCCGAGAAAATcaatgcatataattcacaacAAAATTAAAGGAAATATATAATTGAATATTGGGCTGACTTTTCCACTCTCTCTCTCTGCTTGGCTGTTAATTGAGGAGAAAGAAGACTCAGAAAGTTATACATACACTGGAATACAGGAAGAGGGGGGGTCATTCATTATTTAGAAATAAATGAAAATACTGCATTTATATGCACACAAGAACTCTTgtttaactcaaataaaaaataaaataaaataaaactcttGTTATTATCTAATATTGAATTATCCCAATATATaatctaattatttttttatttttcaagaaaTCCGTGACTACTCGCAATCAGCCTCAAATAGAGAAGGTTTTTAGTGGAACTCGAAGTTGGGATCTCGAGTCTCGACTTCCAGGTTTACACAGACAAACTAAACGTTGTAACTTTTTTTCTTTTAGTAATTCATTCTATTGATAAAGTTTGTTACATAAAAAAATGTTGAGATTTCAAGTGTTTGATTTATGATGTACTGTTattgaaataattatattaaataaacatctctgTTAATATTTCTTTGTTCTAAGTTAATTAATAGAGGGGATGTTaggcttaaaaaaaaaaaggggatGTTAGAAGCATATAAGTGAAGTTTAGAATAATTTGAAAGAAGACTTTGCTGGGATATCATCGATATTAATAATTAGTCCACTGCTATTATTAAATTTGCGTTAAGAAACGTACCAAATAAAGCCGACCGAGCTCGTGTTaacaaaggttaaaataatTGAGACAAAGTAAAAGGTCAAAGGAAGCAGAATCTTTAGGTTCTCACTctcatttttataaatttaagtaTACATTAACTAAAGAGAGGGGAATATCTCGGCAATCTTAAAAATATCTAAGTAGAACTACGGACTATGGATATAaccttaattaaaaaaattcatacaaaCTCCATATATTTTGTAGTTACGAATTTCATGATTCACTCTATCATCATAAAACCATTTCAAGTTGTATTTGATTGATGGATTTTAAATCTTTAACTTGTTTAGATAGACAAAATTGGAGTGAATTTCGAATCCACTGCATATTCAGTCATACAATTTCAATGTGAATGGGGTATGCAAAACATCAACACCTAAACATaaggaaataatatatttaGCCACATTGTTTCCATATACATTGTATCTTAAACGACACCATTACTTTGTCGCATATAACCATTCATCTCATTTTTGGCAAGTTACCTTAGTCCATTGCAACTTCGAGGAGTCAGTTATCGGCGTGGACGAGTTATCTACTTATCTTGAGACGAGTCTCGATGGTAACACATGTTCGAGGTCTCAAAATTGTGTCATTTTCCCTAACACTACGGTGTTCACCAGCTAGATATCACCATCTGACCAAAAAATATGATCATTTGAATCTCGAAACTTGATCGTTGATGCTGGACGAAAATACTCGGATACATTTGATGATTCAAACAAGCTTCAATTTGCACAAATTATTAGAAAACTAAACACACTAAATACCATAGATAAACAAAATACAACTATTGTTTTAATCATTTATCGTGCTTAAAATACAATTTATTGTCCAAACTCCATCAACTTACTGATGTTACACCGAGACCGATTAAAAACcactaataaaatattaaggTATAATCACTGTTTAAGTGGATGATGGATACATCCAAGaaactaaaattcaaaatatttgaaaaaaaaagaataaaaaaaaatgagttgCTTAcacaattattttataataacaaaactCTCTCATGGCCGGCCCTACATCCCATAGGTGTCTTTATTTACTATATATATCTATACATATAATGTTCATTTTCAAGGttagattattatttttatatgatagATGTGTATTGAAATGTAGAGAAAATGTtaaaaagagagaaaagaaTAACCTGGGCAGAGGAAAAGGTGAGGGATAAAGTGGTAATTCCAATGATAAGATGCGAAAATTTCCCAAATATGCTACGTCAACATCGGCACTGCCAACTATTCAAAAACAAGGATTTCTTACGTCACAGTCTGTCAGGTACACGTGGCAGTCAACTGTACAACAGAACGTTGCCCCTTCGTCGGCCCCCTCACATCTCCCCTCTCTCTGGCTCCCTTGCCGACACTTTGGGACCGCAGGATCAAGCTCTCTGCCAGCGCGTCACTTTGTGGGCCGTTGATCATGTTCTAAGCATGGTAGTGGGGGAAAGCCACCATGTGCGGACGTGGTCCAACCTAA comes from Henckelia pumila isolate YLH828 chromosome 4, ASM3356847v2, whole genome shotgun sequence and encodes:
- the LOC140894729 gene encoding BAG family molecular chaperone regulator 2-like, with protein sequence MMRMETKNDGLPTQMNGGSGVTGGGSGGGRNGGGEKIWELRPGGMLVQKRSEVDNNSVPPPTIRVRVKYGSIYHEIRISSQASFGELKKMLSGPTGLHHQDQKLFYKDKERDSKAFLDTVGVKDKSKLVLQEDPISQEKRFLEMRKTAKMEKSAKYISEISLEVDRLAGQVSLFETIISKGAKVDDKDLTKLIESLMNQLIKLDGIPADGDVKLQRKMQVRRVQKYVEALDVLKIKIATPTSNVSQAPLLQPTTPKQSQDPRNSNGHISTPILPHRSSNGSASSLIELQQSRNSFGSSFTDSPKQQQQQQQQSSRHSASGAAVVITTQWETFDSTPTPPTPMTAATPSTSATTNRTVQPHFTWDLL